Proteins encoded together in one Electrophorus electricus isolate fEleEle1 chromosome 9, fEleEle1.pri, whole genome shotgun sequence window:
- the rbpja gene encoding recombination signal binding protein for immunoglobulin kappa J region a, translating into MAPVVTGKFGELSQPKRLTREAMRNYLKERGDQTVLILHAKVAQKSYGNEKRFFCPPPCVYLMGCGWKKKKEQMEREGCSEQEAQPCAFIGIGNSDQEMQQLNLEGKNFCTAKTLYISDSDKRKHFMLSVKMFYGNSTEIGVFLSKRIKVISKPSKKKQSLKNADLCIASGTKVALFNRLRSQTVSTRYLHVEGGNFHASSQQWGAFYIHLLDDEESEGEEFTVRDGYIHYGQTVKLVCSVTGMALPRLVIRKVDKQTALLDADDPVSQLHKCAFFLKDTERMYLCLSQERIIQFQATPCPKESNKEMINDGASWTIISTDKAEYTFYEGMGPVTLPVTPVPVVESLQLNGGGDVAMLELTGQNFTPNLRVWFGDVEADTMYRCGESVLCVVPDISAFREGWRWVRQPVQVPVTLVRNDGVIYSTALTFTYTPEPGPRPHCSAAGAILRSGPASSISPPPSSSTASSGLLLQSRVDSQAGYPAAPGVSSSSSSSSAMSVS; encoded by the exons ATGGCGCCTGTTGTGACAGG GAAATTTGGGGAACTTTCTCAGCCAAAGCGTCTTACCAG agaGGCTATGCGAAACTACTTGAAAGAGAGAGGCGATCAGACCGTGCTTATCCTGCACGCAAAAGTAGCACAGAAATCGTACGGCAATGAGAAGAG gttTTTCTGCCCGCCCCCGTGCGTGTATCTGATGGGCTGTGgctggaagaagaagaaggagcaGATGGAGCGTGAGGGCTGCTCGGAGCAGGAAGCACAGCCCTGCGCCTTTATTGGCATCGGCAACAGTGACCAGGAGATGCAGCAGCTCAACCTTGAGGGGAag AACTTCTGCACGGCCAAAACCTTGTACATATCAGACTCTGACAAGCGGAAGCACTTCATGCTGTCGGTGAAAATGTTCTATGGCAACAGCACGGAGATCGGAGTCTTTCTCAGCAAACGCATCAAGGTCATCTCCAAGCCCTCCAAGAAGAAGCAGTCACTGAAGAACGCTGACT tgTGTATAGCGTCAGGCACGAAGGTGGCATTGTTTAATCGGTTACGTTCTCAGACGGTCAGTACCCGCTACCTCCATGTGGAGGGAGGAAACTTCCACGCCAGCTCCCAGCAATGGGGGGCGTTCTACATTCACCTGT tggatgATGAGGAGTCAGAGGGGGAGGAGTTTACAGTGAGAGACGGCTACATTCACTACGGTCAGACTGTCAAACTGGTGTGTTCAGTTACGGGCATGGCCCTGCCGCGCCTG gtcatcCGTAAGGTAGACAAGCAGACTGCTTTGCTGGATGCTGACGACCCCGTGTCTCAGCTGCACAAGTGTGCGTTCTTCCTGAAAGACACGGAGCGCATGTACCTGTGTCTGTCCCAGGAGCGCATCATCCAGTTCCAG GCTACGCCCTGCCCCAAAGAATCGAACAAAGAGATGATCAACGACGGGGCATCCTGGACCATCATCAGCACGGACAAGGCCGAGTACACCTTCTACGAGGGCATGGGGCCCGTCACGCTGCCCGTCACACCTGTGCCTGTTGTTGAGAGTCtgcag CTGAACGGCGGGGGAGACGTGGCCATGTTGGAGCTGACGGGGCAGAACTTCACCCCCAACCTCCGTGTGTGGTTTGGAGACGTGGAGGCGGACACCATGTATAG gTGCGGCGAGAGTGTTCTCTGCGTAGTTCCGGACATTTCGGCGTTCCGTGAGGGCTGGCGCTGGGTGCGTCAGCCCGTCCAGGTCCCGGTAACGCTGGTGCGGAACGATGGCGTCATCTACTCCACGGCGCTCACCTTCACATACACGCCGGAGCCGGGACCCCGCCCACACTGCAGCGCGGCGGGCGCCATCCTGCGCAGCGGCCCTGCCTCCTCCATCTCGCCACCGCCGTCGTCCTCGACGGCGTCCTCTGGCCTGCTCCTCCAGTCACGGGTGGACAGCCAGGCTGGATACCCAGCAGCGCCTGGGGTGTCTTCCTCGTCATCTTCCTCATCGGCCATGTCTGTGTCCTAA